aaccaaaaccagtgcAAATAGACCAGTAGTCTATCCACAAGAAACACACCGTCATTTTGACTTCTATAATTGCACCCTGCAACTGCATTGTAACAAAACCAGCTGGTGTTTGTGCCAGTATTTCAGGAGTTGTCACCTTGATTTTCATTAGAACTGTTTGCAGTGTTGTTAGTTCATAAGACAAAACAACTTTGAGGTTGGCAtcctggatttttaaaaattattttctctggagTTCATGAAGTGACTGAGGAGTCACTGGAGATGCAATCCCAACTTGAGCTCTCTGTCTGGTCcttggtggcagcagggactgtTCTTTAGCAGCCTGAATTCTCAAGTTTCATGTATGACTTTAATTTGTATGAAAGTAGTCCCACTCCATATTCCTCTGTTGCTGTGTAGAGACAGTTAATCTTGacatgtttttcttccccagtcATCTGATACACAGGTGGTTTTAGTTCATAGTGTAAAAATGGTGTTCTTAATGTCCCATTACCTTCAGAAGCCTTTAGCAGTGTGtgcttgggctttttttttgtgtgacaAAAATAGTTTCAGGATGactttcagtttcatttttctgaatgaGTATATTTAGTTGATTTTGTCTGAAATGAATGGGACAAGGTAAGACTGGGTAAGAGCCTGTTTGAGTTAGGGGTAGGTACAGCAGCCAAACAAATCTCACAGCTGCCAGAAGCTTTATAGCTCTGCATGTCTGACTGATATTGTTTAAATAAAGTACAAAAgcttcagaggggaaaaaataaatcaaatttgtTTCCTACCGCTGAAATATTCAAAAGCAGATGTCTGGAGGACTTTTAAGGGGGATGACATGGAGCCAAATTGTGATGCAGGTTTATACAGTTGTAACAGTCTTCTTCAGCACTCAAAGTGGACAGAATATTCCATGTCTCTGATAAGATGGCCTTGGAAGGACAGAAAGGATCCCACTGtaaaagcaaaagtaattttttccttcttgtgtCTTGCTTGTAAAGTAGTGTTAactaattttagaatatttttcttgtttgacaAATAGTGGTGTTTTGAGTTATAAGAATATAGTCCTTAACCTGACTATCACATACCACAAATGTAATTCTTAAAATCACTGTTGTGTTCAGCATGATGGGTCATCTCTATTATTTCTACAAAACCTGGAGTACTGATCCTGGGTATATAAAGacttcagaagaagaaagaaaagaggtaGGTGATTTTGTAAAAAACAAATGGAAGGGCTGGTGCGGTGCAGCATGTATCAGCCACTTCTGGTGGTTGCTTGTCATCATGTGCAGCTTTGTTAAACTGGAAAGCAGTGAAATATTCTTCCTTGCAAGAGGTTTTAGCAATGTTGTTTAACACCACAGGTCTTGGAGAATTTCTCCTTCTACTGCTTGTTTCCTTATCTTCCATGTCCTGCTGTAATTTCCCTGCCTCTATCTTCTCATTGAAATGTGAGCTTTGGCCAAAGATTGTACAGACCCACCGGTGTTATCTGTGATATGAATTCACATGGAACTTCACTTCTAAAAAATAGAAGTTTTGCATGGTTTCTGCTTCAGTTGTCTATGGTTAGAAAGAAATAGTCACAGTGCTTTCCTATATATCATATGCTAgtaattatttacattttatcaTGTACTTTGAGGATGTGTATAATGTGTTTTGTGCTTGAACATCCTGCAACTCACATGCTATTTCCTAACTGTTTTATAGTAGCCAAAAGAAATCATGGGCAGCCAGTCAGTAGAGAATTTAGTGTCTGGTCTCCAGCCTGTGGGTTaaggaaagcattttctttatGATCTCATGGCTCTCATTGAGGTTGTATTCCTTCCAATTGCCAGGGAGAATAAACTGCAGTTCTAACATATTGCCACAGGACTCATAAACATTATGTCCTTGTAAAGGAGCAGGCTTTGTCTCCCTGAAGCCTGGCTGACTATATGAGAGGTGCCATCTCATTTTAAGGAATATTTAATTCacataatttattaattttggcaacacagaaatacttttctgaGTAATCTTGTGTGGGTGAAGCTGCATTAGTCTttactggtttgtttttttcttgtgcacCTCTTTAAATAGCGAGTTCTTATTCCTGTTCATGCTTAGCACTTAAAATACTTACAAACTGCAAAAGTCCTAATGTAGAAATCTTCATAGCACCTATGGAAATGTTATAATGTTATCCACATGCAAGCACAAAATACTTTATCTTTCAGAACATTACAGCTCTTGCAGAAGCTGGTTGCTTGGACTTTAGAACATTTTGCACATCATGTCTTGTAAGTAGGgcttttgtacttttttttttttgtgaaccTGTTTTACTCAATACTGccataaaaatcctttttcctcACTGCCTGTCATTAAAGTGTTACACAAGTAGTTTGTTGTATATTGTTtagatttctttatttcttttatggTAATAAGAGATGCTTTGAGATCCTTGGACTctaatcttaattttttaaaatgcaattttttttttttttagttaaggTGTATGGTTCTCATCTATGTTCTGTGTTGTGAGGTCTGTGACACAGTAATTATGCAAAATGTGGTAACTGTAAGATGATGCCTTAAATTTTGAGCAAAGTAGATGCTTCTGCTATGAGTGTGTTCTTTCCCTTCATCCTCACCTAGGTAAGGAAGCCTTTGAGATCTGTGCATTGCCTTGCTTGTCAAGCATGTGTAGCCAGATATGATCAGCATTCTCTGTGGACTGGAAAGTGCATAGGTGAGAGTGTGTTGTTTTATCAAATTTGAAAATGccacttattttaaaattgcagagATAACATTTATCCCCTTAAAGAGAGAGCATACATGACACAAGAATATCCTTGTGATACTGAGGGACTCTGATAGGTGCCAGAGGGAAATCAGatggaagagataaaagcaAATAAGATTATTTAGGGATTGTTTGAGTGGTCACCCTAAGAATACACACTATGCAATCTGTAACTCTTTCAttggagagaaaaggaacaggGGATATGATTGAgacttttaaaaaggaaagaaaaaaattattgagatGGTGGCTAAAGTGAATGCAGAATTATTAGCCAAGCATGTTATAACAGAACTAGGGATTTAAAACTGGTAAAGGAGAAATGTCTCCACATGGCAGGCAGGGAAATTTTGGAGCTTGCTGCTGTAAGGGTTTGCAGACACAGGCAATGTCAGCAGTTCAGAAGGGGATTAGACAAACTTTTTTGGACAATCTGTCCAGGAGTAGATGCTAAAAGAACCAGACAAGTGTGCACAGTCTGACATTTTAATGCAGTAGCTGTGGATGAGGAGAATGAACTGCTGGAAGTGGCTGGACTCGTGTGTCCTCCTGAACTTCCATTGCCCCCTGTCTCTGTTAGGGACAGTTCTGAGGGGAGCTGTACCAGAGATAACCCTGCAGGGCATTTCCATCTTCTTGTGTTCTTCCCTCTCaccctctctcttcctttctgccttATTACTGGTGATGCTCAAGATAGGAAGGTGAGAGCTTCACATTTGTAAcaatatatttttcacatttttttttatcaacAGCCTTTTTCCTAGTGTTAAATGCTATTTTTGCAATGTTTGCCATTTACAAGGTGCTGAGACATCCTTCTCATGTGTTGTCTCAAAGCTTTGAGCAATATCATtgtaattaaagaaatatatCTTCATGTAACAGTTTTTCTGACAGAGGTCTAGGGGTTTTTACGTGTATGTTTTCAATTCTGAAGCACACAAGGTCCAGCAAATTGAAGAGCTTAGACTTCTCAGTATATGAGACAATTTTATTGTGCATGGTAGGGAGTTGTGGTTGCTTGATTAGGTCACACCAGACTAAAAGAGCTGAAGGCATGCTCTGAAGGAGACAAATCCTGGTTGACTTTATCAGAACTAATTCTGTTATATAAATTGGGATGGCTTACAGGACAAAGTTGAGAGAGAGATCAGCCTTGCCAAGCTGTCTTGTGGATGGCAGAGGTTAAAATAGGAAGTGGTTTTGActctttttattcctgctgACTTTAGTTAAAATACAAGTACTGCTGAATTTTAAAGTGTccaactttaaaaatatttttcgTTTTTTCCCTCAATTTCAGGCACTGGCAACCATTATTACTACCTGTTGTTCCTGTTTTTCCTGACAATGACTGGTGTCTGGCTGCTTTATGGAACTCTTCAGTGTATGTATCCATGAATGTAGTTTTATTTAGCTTTCAAATCCATCTCTAGCAGGAAGCATTTTTGTTATAGAGGAAATAGGGAAGCCATGTGGCAGAAGGTCAGGTGACAGGTTCTAATCTGGATCCCCTTTGCTGTAACAGAAAATGAGTTTGCAAATACATTATTGCaaaagcttgatttttttttgtttgttttaatttttaaatattcatacTAAATGCAGacatttctttttggttttaaagtAGTTTaattctgaagagaaaaaaagtatattATCTTGTTAATGAACCTGGATTGTTactttgtaaaattaaaaaaattattggaagggagaggaaaacccTTATAATTTAGTTGCTGAGGATGAATTGCTATAGCACCAACCTTTAAGAACAAGGATGTTTTTCTGTGGATCATGAACACAGAGTGTAAAGATTATGCACCCAGAATAGCAAGCATCTGTGTGGGTGCTTTTAGGTGGCAACGGGGTAGATGAAACATGATGTTTCTAGAGGATGTTGCTATGTAATGTTAATTTCATGCAAATAATCTTTCCTCAGCTCTTAAGGGCTTAAAACCACAATTAACTGATTGTGTGTCTTGTCAGATTGGTCCAACCACTGTGCAGCAAAGTTCCATCGAGATGGAGCATGGACATACTTCACCCAGACAgtgtcctgctctccctgggtTTCCTACATCTCCTCAGTAGCTTGTTTCCACACCCTGTGGGCCTCTGCATGGCTCACTGTTCAGCTTTATCAGgtaatattttccttcagtttatGCTTCTTGTCAAATTAAAGCTCTTCCCTGGATGATTTGCTCCCATAAAaactctgtgcctgctctcccTGATTACTGTCACAGCAAGGTGCTTCTCTTAAATCTCAGGGCAGACCTTGAAGTTTCACAGGTTCAGCTTGTGCACTCAGCATTTCTCTGCTGGAAGTAGAATCACAGTCTGCAAATCATTCCTATGACTGAGCTCTGGGTTTACTACTCAAAATTCCAAGCCTGTAAAAAGTTGTATTTAAAGACAGGAAATTTAATTGACTAATAGAACTGGTATTAATGCCCCCAATACTGCACGAAAACTCAGTAGCACAATTATTTCTGAGTTGAAAATtctgtggcagagctcagccatgAGTCATTAGACTGTATTAAATCCCACTGCCACTGTAAAAATATATGACCTGGATTTTATCTTGTTGAGGACTGTCAGATTTCTTGTTTATGTTTTTCTTAGAGAAAAGCTTGGCTATGCAAACAAAATTGAGAAGAGCTGTCTTAAAACAACTGTGAAACAGCTTGTTTAGCAGCTCTTAGGAAAGAGGTGTCTTTGAAATACGTGTTAAGCACACTGAGCTAAGGGCTTGTTTTACATCTTGtttagtaaaaaaaccccaaaaaacagaaAGCTCCACAATCTTAGATGTGTACTGCTAGATATTTGCAATGTCCAAGACAGTGGGATATCATGCTGGAAAAAGATAGGGAGGATTAACTACTTAACACAGTTTAACTCCTGTGTTTCATAGACAGTGATTTGAAAACATACTGATTTATGGCATTTAGTGTCATTGGGGATCAAGGTATCTTTTTCTACCATTTTGTGTGGTACAATGTAGACAAAAATCTGAGGAGATTGGTGCTTAACTGTGATAGATCTTATACTTCTGCAGACATCTGTGAAATACAGTCTTCCCAGACATCCCAATTAAGCTTGTCTTCTCTGGAAGCTGGTTCTTGCCAGGTTCTCTTTTAGCCCAAGTGACATTTAAAGACATACTTTTCATCATACTTTCCATGCTAACCATAGCAGTGGTTACTTATTTGTTAGATATGTCCAGGCTCTTTCCCCCTACTCCCTTCTTATTAGTATCTTTTGCTCACTAGGATTTTAATTGGTGATGTTCATGTTGTAACCAttacttacatttttttttccaaccagATTGTGTTCCTGGGGTTGACCTCACATGAAAGAATGAATCTCCTGGTACAGAGAAAATCCTCCAAGCATCCTGTTTCACTCAGGAGGACTCCATACAAGTGGGTATTAATGAATAGAGTGTTTTAAACATGTTATCTCTTCAGTACTGATTTGCTTCCCTGCTTCATAAATGCAAAACCACTGGTTTTGGGCTCAGGGAGTGCTGCCCAAAAATTTGTTCATCAGTCTCTGTCTGTTGTGTAGTATCAGAAAGAGAATTAAGGTATGAGCTGGTCCCTTTCTGACTTCTCCTGCAGTATTTAGCTCTATTAATAGAGAAATCAGCACCAAGGTTTCCCTGTTTCCTCAGGTATACTAACAGATGGGATCTTAGTAAGTGTGGGGCATTATATGAGTTCAACTTAATCTACTCTTATGTGTTAATGCAAAACATGTTGTAAAAGTTCAGCAAAGGAATAATGCTCAACTGAGAgctcttctgtttcttctcccTGAGCTGTCTGCCTTGATAGGTTAATATCTTAAGTGCTTTCTCAGGGTGAAGTGGTATTTTTCATGCTTGCAGTCTTCTTTTCTTAGGTTTATGAATGcatattcttctcttttttttcagccttgGATGTTTCCAGAATCTTGCAGACTTTTTTCAGTGCAGTTGCTTTGGTATGTTCAAACCCAACTTGATTGACTGGAGCAAGCAATACAAACTTTTTCATCtggcaaaggagaaaaatgttcatTCTGTGTAAAATTTTGCTTGATTTCTAAGATGGTTGAGCTGAAAGCTAAATAAAACTAGATATTTTGTTAATTTCTACAAATTCTTCTGAAGctgcttggttttattttttgttattgtttcaAATATTAAACTTACCTTACATAAGATACAGCAGATTTGTATATGGAACAGtcactgtgtgtctgtgtatgtaCAGTTTGAGctgaaagtatttaaaattttatctgagGAGATgacacaaatatatattttctaaagGTAAGTTTTTGGGGcagaatttcaaaattatgttGGTAGCATTTGCTTTACTTTTCTGGTAACAAAAGacaattaaatttgaaaattaatgtgAATGTTCATGTTTAAAAACCTAATATTACAATTACATTGTAATTTTATTGCTTATGCTGTGAAAATCTCTATTAAGTCTTTGTATTTGAAGAGTTTACATGTAATAAAATAGAGCTTTCATACTTGTAAGTGTATTTTTGCAGATTGAAATAGAGTCAAAGGATATGTGACCAGTGAGGTATTTAAGAGTGAGTGGGCACAAAACCATAAGAAGGAGCCTGACtctttgctttatatttttcacatatATGTGCCCTGTTAGGGTATGAAAATGGGGAATTTTATGATGGAAGATAGCAATGCACATGAAAAGAGGAAACTGTTCCCCCTGCATCTGTAATAGCTAATGTCAGCCACGTTCCCAAGAAAAGAAGGGGCCAGCTATACAGTGGGATATGAATGTAAGTCAAAGTAGGTAACAATGAAAACCAGCAGGGAAAGAGTTCAAGTTCAGGAAATTAAAGCCAGATACCATCTAGAATGGACATAGTAAGTACTGTAGGGAAATGCAGTTCTTGTGAGGGGTTTCATTCGTCTTGGTGAAATCCATTTATCTGAAACATTGCAGAATGTGTAAGCACaagcaaatacaaataaaaataatgtgaagCAGTAAGTACTTTATTGTAGCTTGAAAGCAGACAAAACTTATAACACTGTATCCTGAGAAAAtgatagtttttttttttttagaaataccTCCCTCAGAGAATTTCAAATCCTTTTTAATTGTCTCAAAGCAAATAACATCTACTTGTTCTAACACAATTGCCAGCATAATCAAAACTCAACTAGGAGACTGGTGGAAATACAGACAGGTTAACattgtgaaaaaaagaaaatacaatctAACTGGGAACACCTGGACCCTTGGCTCCAGAAGGGATCCCTGTCGTAATGGGGCACTATGAGTCTATAATTCCAGTCTGAAATGTGACAAGTAATAGTTTAAGAAGCAATAATGTTCCTTGTCTTTATGTACTAAACACAAACACGAGTCTAGTGTTATCATTGTACCTTTTTAATCTACTCTAAGAATTTCTTAAGATACAactcacaatttttttcctgcaaggaGGAAAATCTTAATCGAATGCCCTAAGTACTTAGTATTATGTGTTAATGTTTTACTTGACAGCTATCACTTGGTGTCATCAACAGCAGTTTGAGTCTGTTGCATCCATTTCTTCTCATTCAcactctttcttttccacttgaGTGAGGCCACCAAACCCAATTCCCTTGGGACCGAAGTTTTTTGCATAGCAAACTGCAAAAGAAGGAGTGGGAGGTAAATGtcttttagttttcatttttaaattgctaTCAAATTTAAGTTgataaaaagggaggaaatCTGAAATAGTGAATTTCCCATAAGTTTATCCAGGTTCTAATAGTGAAATTGGTATTACAAATTTGAATTACACAGAAGTTGTATCTGGTGATCTCAAGAAAGTTAAGAAATTATCTGTTTTTTTAGATCTAAGTAATAATTTCATTAAAGCTACTTTCCTATCAGAAAATGCTCAGTAAAACTTGGTCTGATCAGTAATAGAGAGTAAGCCAGAGAATTTTAAGAACTGGAGCATAATCCAGAAACTGTTGATGGGCATTTAAGTAATTCCATTTGAACTATATATTGGTAAATGTGTGCATAGTTGTTTATCACAACTCTGTTAAGTGGTAATGGTGAGCATATTTCTCCAAATATGCCAATTTGATCCACTTGTGGTTGACAGACTGTGCCCAAAGTCCCAGAACTCCAGTATTCTTCTTTAGGGTTCTCTATAAAGTTTAGCTTTGTATATAAAAGCTTCAtgtactttttttccccttaagcTATTTCTAGGAGTCAAGTGAATTCTGTGAACTTTGTGAATCTGAGAAGAACATCTAGATGTGTAATTTGCCATTTTTGCATTATCTTCTGTGCTATCAATGCAGtggaaatatcttttaaaaCTTTACGGGCAAGAATTCAGATTTGGAGGACCAAAGATCTGTATCTCTGTGGATTTTTGATTTTAGTGAATGAGACTCTGCAGGTACAAGAGCCTGCCCAGCAGATATGGCCAGTGCTCTGTTAGAAGGTCTGGCAGATTTGAGAGGTCGTCCCATCTGTagaaaaattacagctttaaaatttaaatgttaattGTAGAAGCTGAAACTGCAGTGTTACCATA
This sequence is a window from Serinus canaria isolate serCan28SL12 chromosome 5, serCan2020, whole genome shotgun sequence. Protein-coding genes within it:
- the ZDHHC13 gene encoding palmitoyltransferase ZDHHC13 isoform X2, whose translation is MVVLLVKCGADPSLIDGEGFSSIHLAVLFQHMPIIAYLIAKGQNIDTTDFNGQTPLMLTAQKAMGPEPMKFLLKFNPFLNAVDNVQKNTALHWAIASGNTSAVDLLLEAGASLDIKNLKGERPLDMAYQSQNPFMVYMLQEEEKMRNRRNNRLLKIVEKYQLFLMLASSLTFMWAIGYVMDLSSDSWLLKGGLLLSLLFVMSLFVRQLVGLKNLRYLPTAFLLSSVFWMSMTWFFWFLPDTTNVILKITVVFSMMGHLYYFYKTWSTDPGYIKTSEEERKENITALAEAGCLDFRTFCTSCLVRKPLRSVHCLACQACVARYDQHSLWTGKCIGTGNHYYYLLFLFFLTMTGVWLLYGTLQYWSNHCAAKFHRDGAWTYFTQTVSCSPWVSYISSVACFHTLWASAWLTVQLYQIVFLGLTSHERMNLLVQRKSSKHPVSLRRTPYNLGCFQNLADFFQCSCFGMFKPNLIDWSKQYKLFHLAKEKNVHSV